A part of Synechococcus sp. KORDI-49 genomic DNA contains:
- a CDS encoding PLP-dependent transferase gives MSPRDLLHDPCWQGKDLGQPLPDATHAVSMTLPRWQDVIAYEEKDPACRKALQTIYPRFGLHPLLQELSVQMAVDGLTAWPFSTEAAARAAQAHCQRQEPDGHTRLTRDETLVALHTDASTSPHAKAFWQHTGLGASSRQAAVALRRESAPAPATAEAARTAVRQRLAAIHGIEAHRISLHPAGMAGLHAALSAIQSLKPNRPTLQLGFPYVDVLKQPQVVFHGGELLQGNNLEELKDALERRDPAAVIVELPSNPLLRCVDLPAVAELAHRHGIPVIADDTIGTGLNLRALPHVDLIFTSLTKSFAGRGDVMAGSLLVSPHSPWSDQLLTAISPVARLADGDAIALEEASRDVDQRVPQLDANALALAERLERHPAVARVQHPKDCPHFLALMRPDGGHGCLLSLELKQGEAKASRVYDALRVCKGPSLGTSFTLACPYTQLAHYDELGWAAECGVPSHLLRVSVGLEDPGELWERFRDALDD, from the coding sequence GTGAGTCCCCGCGATCTGCTGCACGATCCCTGCTGGCAGGGGAAGGATCTGGGGCAACCGCTCCCCGACGCGACCCATGCCGTCTCGATGACACTGCCGCGCTGGCAGGACGTGATCGCCTACGAGGAGAAGGATCCCGCCTGTCGCAAGGCCCTGCAGACGATTTATCCCCGCTTCGGGCTGCACCCACTGCTGCAGGAGCTGTCCGTCCAGATGGCCGTGGATGGTTTGACCGCATGGCCGTTTTCCACAGAAGCAGCCGCCCGTGCAGCCCAGGCCCACTGCCAACGCCAGGAACCGGATGGTCACACCCGGCTGACCCGTGACGAGACGCTTGTGGCCCTGCACACCGACGCCAGCACCAGCCCCCACGCCAAGGCCTTCTGGCAGCACACGGGTCTGGGGGCCTCCTCCCGTCAGGCCGCCGTTGCGCTGAGAAGGGAATCAGCTCCGGCGCCAGCAACGGCTGAAGCGGCCCGCACAGCGGTGCGACAGCGGTTAGCCGCCATCCACGGCATCGAGGCCCATCGGATCAGCCTGCACCCAGCCGGCATGGCCGGACTGCATGCGGCGCTCTCCGCCATCCAAAGCCTCAAGCCGAATCGCCCCACCCTGCAGCTGGGCTTCCCCTACGTGGATGTGCTCAAGCAGCCGCAGGTGGTGTTCCACGGCGGCGAGCTGCTGCAGGGGAACAACCTGGAGGAGCTGAAGGATGCCCTGGAGCGTCGCGATCCCGCAGCTGTGATCGTTGAACTGCCCAGCAATCCCTTGCTGCGCTGTGTGGATCTGCCGGCCGTGGCTGAGCTGGCCCACCGCCATGGCATTCCCGTGATCGCCGACGACACCATCGGCACCGGCCTCAACCTCAGGGCCCTGCCCCATGTGGATCTGATCTTCACCTCGCTCACCAAGAGCTTCGCCGGCCGTGGCGATGTGATGGCCGGCAGCCTGCTCGTGAGCCCCCATTCCCCCTGGAGTGATCAACTGTTGACGGCCATCTCCCCGGTTGCCCGGCTGGCGGATGGCGATGCCATCGCCCTGGAGGAGGCGAGCCGCGACGTTGACCAGCGGGTGCCGCAGCTGGATGCCAATGCCCTTGCGCTGGCGGAACGGCTGGAGAGACACCCGGCGGTGGCGCGCGTGCAGCACCCGAAGGACTGCCCCCATTTCCTGGCCTTGATGCGCCCGGATGGAGGCCACGGCTGCCTGCTGTCCCTTGAGCTGAAGCAGGGGGAAGCCAAGGCATCGAGGGTGTACGACGCCCTGAGGGTCTGCAAGGGACCCAGCCTGGGCACCTCATTCACCCTGGCCTGTCCCTACACCCAGTTGGCGCACTACGACGAACTCGGATGGGCCGCGGAGTGCGGCGTGCCCTCCCACCTGCTGCGCGTTTCGGTGGGACTGGAGGACCCCGGGGAACTCTGGGAACGCTTCCGCGACGCCCTGGACGACTGA